In a single window of the Aminomonas paucivorans DSM 12260 genome:
- a CDS encoding N-acetyl sugar amidotransferase: MRFCTRCVMPDTRPGIRFDDEGVCSACRAYERRKEIDWEKRYEELKALCDRHRNTGPFGYDCMIAVSGGKDSHFQTHVMKERMGMNPLLVTVEDNFPMTEAGKNNIRNISEAFGCEIIAIKPNIRAQKRLMRTMFEKHGKPTWYVDRLIYTYPLHMAVKFKIPLLVYGENISYEYGGHGAEETSSAREQISNGVAADIPVEELLDGVVSTKDLTLCQPPTEEEMNSIKPVYLSYFLPWNSYSNYLFAKSAGFHDLTHEWERKHNIENFDQVDSRAYTVHYWMKYPKFGHQIATDYASRFIRYGLMTREEAVERVRRHDHDLDPLAVRDFCAFCGYSEREFWGIVERFYNRDLFEKDRFGRWVLKHPVWEQQRVSDAR; the protein is encoded by the coding sequence GTGAGATTCTGTACCCGTTGTGTCATGCCAGATACAAGACCGGGCATCCGCTTTGACGATGAGGGGGTCTGCTCCGCTTGCCGGGCGTACGAGCGCAGAAAAGAGATCGACTGGGAAAAGCGCTACGAAGAGCTGAAGGCCCTCTGCGACAGACACCGCAACACCGGTCCCTTCGGTTACGACTGCATGATCGCCGTCAGCGGCGGCAAGGACAGTCACTTTCAGACGCACGTGATGAAGGAGAGAATGGGGATGAACCCTCTTCTCGTCACCGTGGAGGACAATTTCCCGATGACCGAGGCGGGGAAGAACAACATTCGAAACATCTCCGAGGCGTTCGGCTGCGAAATCATCGCCATCAAGCCGAACATCCGCGCGCAGAAGCGCCTCATGCGCACCATGTTCGAAAAGCACGGCAAGCCGACGTGGTACGTCGACCGTCTTATCTACACCTATCCGCTTCACATGGCCGTGAAGTTCAAGATACCTCTTCTGGTATACGGAGAGAACATCAGCTACGAGTACGGCGGACACGGAGCAGAGGAGACTTCCTCGGCAAGAGAGCAGATTTCCAACGGTGTCGCGGCGGACATCCCTGTGGAAGAACTGCTGGACGGTGTTGTCTCCACCAAGGATCTCACCCTCTGCCAACCGCCGACAGAGGAGGAGATGAACTCCATCAAGCCTGTCTACCTCAGCTACTTCCTTCCATGGAACAGCTACTCAAACTACCTTTTTGCAAAATCCGCAGGCTTCCACGATCTGACGCACGAGTGGGAACGGAAGCACAACATCGAGAACTTCGACCAAGTGGACAGCAGAGCTTACACGGTTCACTACTGGATGAAATACCCCAAATTCGGGCACCAGATCGCCACGGACTATGCGTCCCGCTTTATCCGCTACGGGCTGATGACACGGGAGGAGGCCGTCGAACGGGTCCGTCGGCACGATCACGATCTGGACCCGTTGGCGGTAAGGGATTTCTGTGCATTCTGCGGCTACTCCGAACGTGAGTTCTGGGGGATTGTAGAGCGGTTCTACAATCGGGATCTGTTCGAGAAGGATCGCTTCGGACGATGGGTTCTCAAACATCCGGTCTGGGAACAACAGAGGGTATCGGATGCCCGTTAG
- a CDS encoding acetyltransferase, whose protein sequence is MTRTTSSSSLPFLLLGGGGHARVVLDLLQERGDRVLGFLSPDDACSFLYGISRLGGDEILGEWTPDQVALANGIGSVGDPGPRVRVFEECRRRGFRFPPLVSVHACVSSWVVLEEGAQVHRGALIQGGTRIGENVLVNTGAMVDHDCDVGEHVHVAPGCVLSGGVRVGARTHLGTGAVVIQGIRIGEDVLVAAGAVVTGDVADARRVRGIPARVNERGGLS, encoded by the coding sequence ATGACGCGGACGACTTCCTCTAGCTCTCTGCCCTTCCTTCTCCTGGGAGGTGGTGGGCATGCCCGGGTTGTCCTGGATCTTCTGCAGGAAAGGGGCGACAGAGTCCTGGGTTTTCTGAGTCCCGACGATGCGTGTTCGTTCCTCTATGGAATTTCCCGACTGGGAGGAGACGAGATCCTCGGAGAATGGACCCCCGATCAGGTGGCGTTGGCCAACGGGATCGGATCCGTTGGAGATCCGGGACCTCGCGTCCGGGTATTCGAAGAGTGCCGCCGCAGGGGATTTCGATTCCCTCCTCTCGTCTCCGTTCACGCTTGCGTCTCCTCCTGGGTTGTCCTGGAGGAGGGTGCGCAGGTTCACCGAGGGGCGCTGATCCAGGGGGGGACCAGGATCGGAGAGAATGTCCTCGTCAACACCGGAGCGATGGTGGATCACGATTGCGATGTGGGGGAGCATGTACATGTGGCGCCCGGCTGTGTGCTTTCGGGGGGGGTTCGGGTGGGAGCGAGGACCCATCTGGGGACGGGAGCCGTGGTGATCCAGGGCATCCGAATCGGGGAAGATGTATTGGTGGCAGCAGGGGCCGTGGTGACGGGAGATGTCGCAGACGCAAGACGAGTCAGGGGTATCCCTGCCCGGGTAAACGAAAGGGGTGGTCTGTCGTGA
- the neuB gene encoding N-acetylneuraminate synthase produces the protein MSEGKVLIIAEAGVNHNGSLDMALRLVDAAAEAGADAVKFQTFRASRLVRRDTPKARYQVENMGGEGTQLDMLRALEMDEAMHGAVVDRCAQRGIRFLSSPFDEESADWLVERFGMERVKIPSGEITNGPFLLHLARRGYPVILSTGMSTLGEVEEALAVLAYAYVQGEEPPSREAFLRAFCSQRGQDALGKRVVLLHCTSEYPAPPEQVNLKAMEALRVAFGLPVGFSDHTEGVDVPLAAVALGACVLEKHFTLDKTLPGPDHKASLDPGELQSLVRGVRRVERALGGARKRFSPEEEQNRSLVRRSLVVNRGIRRGEPLEGVLGVKRPGTGRSPMEYWAACSEVAERDYDADDFL, from the coding sequence ATGTCCGAAGGAAAGGTCCTGATCATCGCCGAGGCGGGGGTGAACCACAACGGATCCCTGGACATGGCGCTGCGGCTGGTGGATGCGGCGGCCGAGGCGGGGGCTGACGCAGTGAAATTTCAGACCTTTCGGGCCTCCCGGTTGGTGCGCCGTGATACCCCGAAGGCCCGTTACCAGGTGGAGAACATGGGGGGCGAGGGGACCCAGTTGGACATGCTGCGGGCCTTGGAGATGGACGAGGCCATGCATGGTGCCGTGGTGGATCGGTGTGCCCAGCGCGGGATCCGCTTCCTTTCCTCCCCTTTCGACGAGGAGAGCGCCGATTGGCTTGTGGAACGATTCGGCATGGAGCGCGTCAAGATCCCTTCCGGCGAGATCACCAACGGTCCTTTCCTGCTGCACTTGGCAAGGAGGGGGTATCCGGTGATCCTGTCCACGGGCATGAGCACCCTGGGGGAGGTGGAGGAAGCCCTGGCGGTTCTTGCCTATGCTTATGTCCAGGGGGAAGAGCCTCCATCCAGGGAAGCGTTTTTGCGGGCCTTCTGTTCGCAGCGGGGCCAGGATGCCCTGGGGAAAAGGGTGGTGCTCCTTCACTGTACCAGTGAATACCCGGCGCCCCCGGAACAGGTGAACCTGAAGGCTATGGAGGCCCTTCGGGTTGCTTTTGGCCTCCCCGTGGGGTTTTCGGACCACACGGAAGGGGTCGATGTCCCCTTGGCGGCGGTGGCTTTAGGGGCCTGCGTGCTGGAAAAGCATTTCACCCTGGACAAGACCTTGCCCGGGCCGGATCATAAGGCATCTCTTGATCCGGGGGAGCTGCAATCCCTGGTTCGGGGGGTTCGGCGGGTGGAACGGGCTCTGGGGGGGGCTCGGAAGAGATTCTCCCCGGAGGAGGAACAGAACCGTTCCCTGGTCCGTAGGAGTCTGGTGGTGAATCGAGGGATCCGCAGAGGAGAACCCTTGGAAGGGGTCCTTGGCGTCAAGCGTCCCGGCACGGGGCGATCGCCCATGGAATACTGGGCGGCGTGTTCGGAGGTTGCGGAGCGGGATTATGACGCGGACGACTTCCTCTAG
- the neuC gene encoding UDP-N-acetylglucosamine 2-epimerase, protein MRKICVVTGTRAEYGLLYWLMREIQAAGDLELQVVATGTHLVPRFGETVREIEADGFAIAGRVDMLLASDSAEGVGKSLGLGTIGFAETFARLRPDVVVLLGDRFETLAAAQAALVARIPVAHLHGGELTQGAFDDAIRHAVTKMASLHFVSYPVYRDRVIQLGEVPETVHEVGPACIDSLTREPLLGREDLEKKLGFPLVAPVGVVTYHPETLCSLSPDEQVRVLLGALEGFPWGTWVFTGSNADTGGTCIREQILAFCARHGEPCRFVESLGRRLYPALVAASDVVLGNSSSGIVEAPLLGTPTVNVGDRQKGRLRPPTVLDVPFDAGRIREALSFCLESAMKGQARRQREEACRRNPAAEMVRILRTWKPGGTKGFYDLPRGRD, encoded by the coding sequence ATGAGGAAGATCTGCGTGGTCACCGGCACCCGGGCGGAGTACGGGCTCCTGTACTGGCTCATGCGGGAGATTCAGGCGGCAGGGGACCTGGAGCTTCAGGTGGTGGCCACGGGGACCCACTTGGTTCCTCGGTTTGGGGAGACCGTTCGGGAGATCGAGGCGGACGGGTTTGCCATTGCCGGAAGGGTGGATATGCTTTTGGCCTCCGATTCCGCCGAGGGGGTAGGGAAATCCCTGGGCCTGGGGACCATCGGCTTCGCGGAAACCTTCGCCCGTTTGCGTCCCGATGTGGTGGTGCTGCTGGGAGACCGATTCGAGACGTTGGCCGCTGCCCAGGCGGCGCTGGTGGCGAGGATTCCGGTGGCGCATCTGCACGGGGGGGAGTTGACCCAAGGGGCCTTCGACGATGCCATCCGTCATGCCGTCACCAAGATGGCTTCGCTGCACTTCGTGTCTTATCCGGTCTATCGGGATCGGGTGATCCAGCTCGGTGAGGTCCCCGAAACGGTGCATGAGGTGGGACCCGCCTGTATTGATTCCCTTACCCGGGAACCTCTGCTGGGCAGGGAGGATTTGGAGAAGAAGTTGGGTTTTCCCCTTGTGGCTCCTGTCGGGGTGGTGACGTACCATCCGGAGACACTCTGTTCTCTTTCTCCGGACGAGCAGGTGCGCGTTTTGCTGGGGGCCCTGGAGGGGTTCCCCTGGGGGACCTGGGTCTTCACGGGATCCAATGCGGACACGGGAGGAACCTGTATCAGAGAACAAATCCTCGCGTTCTGCGCACGCCATGGAGAACCCTGCCGGTTTGTCGAATCCCTGGGAAGGCGCCTGTATCCGGCTCTCGTGGCGGCTAGCGATGTGGTGTTGGGCAACTCCTCCAGCGGGATCGTTGAGGCTCCGTTACTGGGGACTCCCACCGTGAACGTGGGGGACCGACAGAAGGGTCGACTTCGCCCGCCTACCGTCCTGGACGTCCCCTTCGACGCGGGGCGGATCCGGGAAGCCCTTTCTTTTTGCCTGGAATCGGCGATGAAGGGGCAGGCCCGACGACAACGGGAGGAAGCCTGCCGCAGGAACCCGGCGGCGGAGATGGTCCGCATCCTGCGTACCTGGAAGCCTGGCGGAACGAAGGGATTCTATGACCTGCCTCGGGGGAGGGATTGA
- a CDS encoding aminotransferase class I/II-fold pyridoxal phosphate-dependent enzyme yields MNGGIPSKERSLLLDAPNLGELEKEYLCRCVDENYVSTVGPFVGEFEERFAAYVGCARAVSVQSGTAALHVALMVSGVGPGDEVICPALTFVATANPILYVGAVPVFVDVDPETWTLDPRGVERAITPRTKAVLPVHLYGVPCAMDELGELARRHGLTVIEDATESLGATYQGRMTGTFGHLGCFSFNGNKVLTTGGGGMIVTDDDELGGRIKHLVNQARDPQKGFWHTGLGWNYRMTNLEAALGLAQLQRLPGFLEKKRDFVGAYREILDDLPQVRFQQAPEGSLPSWWLPSVTLEGTASVSSAQEALRERGVPTRRVFQPLPALPQFAPFAKGTYPVAEHLFARGLNLPGSTCNDDGMIRFAAEALRRVLSEGDQ; encoded by the coding sequence ATGAACGGCGGGATTCCTTCGAAAGAGCGCTCCCTTCTTCTGGATGCCCCGAACCTGGGGGAACTGGAAAAGGAGTATCTGTGTCGGTGCGTGGATGAAAACTATGTCTCCACCGTGGGCCCCTTCGTGGGAGAGTTCGAGGAACGCTTCGCTGCCTATGTGGGGTGTGCTCGGGCCGTGTCCGTCCAAAGCGGCACGGCGGCTCTCCATGTGGCCCTGATGGTTTCCGGCGTCGGCCCTGGGGACGAAGTGATCTGCCCGGCCCTGACCTTCGTGGCCACCGCCAACCCTATCCTCTACGTGGGAGCCGTCCCGGTGTTCGTGGACGTGGACCCGGAGACCTGGACCCTGGATCCTCGGGGTGTGGAACGGGCCATCACCCCCCGAACTAAGGCTGTTCTTCCCGTGCATCTCTACGGGGTTCCCTGTGCCATGGACGAGCTGGGGGAATTGGCGAGGAGACACGGCCTGACGGTCATCGAAGATGCCACGGAAAGCCTGGGGGCAACCTACCAGGGGCGCATGACCGGCACCTTCGGACACCTGGGGTGCTTCAGCTTCAACGGCAACAAGGTGCTCACCACCGGAGGCGGGGGCATGATCGTCACCGACGACGACGAGCTGGGGGGGCGGATCAAGCACCTGGTGAACCAGGCTCGAGACCCGCAGAAGGGGTTCTGGCACACCGGACTGGGTTGGAATTACCGCATGACCAACCTGGAGGCGGCCCTGGGCCTGGCGCAGTTGCAGCGCCTTCCCGGTTTTCTGGAAAAGAAGCGGGATTTCGTCGGCGCCTATCGGGAAATCCTGGACGACTTGCCGCAGGTGCGCTTCCAGCAGGCACCGGAAGGTAGCCTGCCCTCCTGGTGGCTCCCTTCCGTGACGCTTGAAGGTACTGCTTCCGTGTCCTCCGCGCAGGAAGCCCTCCGGGAACGGGGAGTCCCCACCCGGCGGGTGTTCCAGCCTCTCCCGGCGCTGCCCCAGTTTGCTCCTTTTGCTAAGGGGACGTATCCCGTGGCGGAGCATCTCTTCGCCCGGGGGCTGAACCTCCCCGGGTCCACCTGCAACGATGATGGGATGATTCGCTTCGCCGCCGAAGCGCTGCGGCGGGTGCTTTCGGAAGGCGATCAATGA
- a CDS encoding NAD-dependent 4,6-dehydratase LegB, producing the protein MSVLVTGADGFIGSHLAEALVREGYVVRAVGLYNSLGSWGWLDRIAPELATKLDVALGDVRDPRWVRGAMEGCEAVLHLAALIAIPYSYRAPDSYIDTNVKGTLNVLQAARELGVRRVIHTSTSEVYGTARYVPIDENHPLQGQSPYSASKIAADQLAYSFYASFGVPVVTVRPFNTYGPRQSARAVIPTIISQIASGAREIRLGALSPTRDFNYVADTVSGFLAALASDAGVGEVANLGSNYEISIGELAELIADVMGAKVSICCEEERLRPKNSEVERLWADNRKAMELFGWEPKYAGREGLRRGLEETVRWFSDPRNLACYRTDRYIL; encoded by the coding sequence ATGAGCGTTCTGGTCACCGGAGCGGACGGATTCATCGGGTCCCACCTTGCGGAAGCCCTGGTCAGGGAAGGGTACGTCGTGCGGGCTGTGGGCCTGTACAATTCCCTTGGTTCCTGGGGGTGGCTGGATCGCATCGCCCCCGAGCTTGCGACGAAGCTCGACGTTGCTCTCGGGGATGTACGGGATCCTCGTTGGGTTCGAGGTGCCATGGAGGGATGCGAGGCGGTGTTGCACCTGGCGGCGCTCATCGCCATTCCCTACTCCTATCGGGCGCCGGATTCCTACATCGACACCAACGTCAAGGGGACGCTCAACGTCCTGCAGGCGGCTCGGGAACTGGGGGTGCGGCGGGTGATCCATACCTCCACCAGCGAGGTCTACGGGACGGCCCGCTACGTTCCCATCGACGAGAACCATCCCCTTCAGGGACAGTCTCCCTATTCCGCTTCCAAGATCGCGGCGGATCAACTGGCCTATTCGTTCTACGCCTCCTTCGGGGTGCCGGTGGTGACGGTGCGTCCCTTCAATACCTACGGTCCGCGGCAGTCCGCTCGGGCGGTGATCCCCACCATCATCTCCCAGATCGCCTCGGGAGCCCGGGAGATCCGCCTGGGGGCTCTCTCCCCCACCCGGGACTTCAACTACGTGGCCGACACGGTTTCCGGGTTTCTCGCGGCGCTTGCAAGCGATGCGGGAGTGGGGGAGGTGGCCAACCTGGGCAGCAACTACGAGATCTCCATCGGCGAGTTGGCAGAGCTGATCGCCGACGTGATGGGGGCCAAGGTCTCCATCTGCTGTGAAGAAGAAAGGCTGCGCCCGAAGAACTCCGAGGTGGAGCGCCTCTGGGCGGACAACCGCAAGGCGATGGAACTTTTCGGGTGGGAGCCGAAGTACGCAGGGCGCGAGGGGTTGCGCCGGGGCCTGGAGGAGACGGTCCGCTGGTTCTCCGATCCCCGAAACTTGGCGTGCTACCGTACGGACCGGTACATCCTATGA
- a CDS encoding radical SAM/SPASM domain-containing protein translates to MGIFRELVRAIIPHRFVPFIRYLWNKRRPSLAILDITAVCNAQCPFCPRVYMPEERTKGFMKMELFERCVNELKAQRIKDVRLYATSEPTLHPCFDEIVRRLKAEGMSICVSTNGAFLMRHRDSLLLVDTLQLSIDGWDKESYEKLRYPLKFDVIQEQVCSFSAYAKEHTDRPEISAHLLLTKKTDIAQYLDCWGEFVDKISISFLMGTTRFDGSRFITEHPEDLKDDFYSFEFKRARSCNYPFDTLTISFDGKISLCCADFSAELPLGNIVVGMNKVFHSPMLRKIRRSFLWGAPDICAGCNMFHKPLKEDVAALRMEIEALSHAHKGKLVVCV, encoded by the coding sequence TTGGGGATCTTTAGGGAACTAGTAAGGGCAATCATTCCTCACCGCTTCGTTCCGTTTATCCGTTATCTTTGGAATAAACGTCGTCCGAGCTTAGCGATCCTGGACATCACCGCCGTCTGCAATGCACAGTGCCCGTTTTGCCCGCGAGTGTACATGCCGGAGGAGCGGACGAAGGGCTTCATGAAGATGGAGCTTTTTGAAAGATGCGTGAACGAGCTGAAAGCGCAGAGGATTAAAGACGTTCGCCTGTACGCGACTTCCGAGCCGACGCTGCACCCCTGCTTCGACGAGATCGTGCGACGACTGAAAGCCGAGGGGATGTCCATCTGCGTCTCCACTAACGGCGCTTTCCTCATGAGGCACCGGGACAGCCTCTTGCTTGTGGATACGCTGCAACTCTCCATCGACGGATGGGACAAAGAGTCGTACGAAAAGCTACGCTATCCGTTGAAGTTCGATGTCATACAGGAGCAAGTGTGCTCGTTCTCCGCCTACGCGAAGGAACACACGGATCGTCCGGAGATATCGGCCCATTTGCTTTTAACTAAAAAGACGGACATAGCTCAATACCTCGACTGTTGGGGGGAGTTCGTCGATAAAATAAGCATCAGCTTCCTCATGGGGACGACGCGCTTCGACGGAAGCCGTTTTATCACGGAACACCCGGAGGATCTCAAAGATGATTTCTATTCTTTTGAGTTTAAAAGGGCACGTAGCTGCAACTATCCTTTTGATACGCTGACAATTTCTTTCGACGGTAAAATATCCCTCTGCTGCGCGGATTTTTCTGCCGAACTGCCTTTGGGCAACATCGTCGTGGGGATGAACAAGGTGTTTCACTCCCCGATGTTGCGAAAGATTCGTCGAAGCTTTTTGTGGGGCGCTCCCGATATCTGCGCTGGGTGCAATATGTTCCACAAACCCTTAAAGGAAGATGTGGCAGCTCTTCGTATGGAGATAGAGGCACTGTCGCATGCTCACAAGGGCAAGTTGGTGGTTTGCGTATGA
- a CDS encoding Gfo/Idh/MocA family protein: protein MLRIALVGCGRISKNHIEAIEALRQEGKAQLVGVCDLLSDRAEAAAAVAGSPCRPFTDYATMLREVECDLVSLCTPSGLHPRHAIQAARAGRHVLSEKPLGTSLAAVDEAIRVCDEAGVLYMEVKQNRLNPPIRLLRRALEAGRFGRLHMITANVFWTRPQEYYDQAPWRGTWEFDGGCLSNQAAHYVDMVQWMGGSVEQVFALSSTLGRRIEAEDTITVGLKFRSGAIGSINVSVLTYPRNLEGSITVMGERGTVRVGGVAMNRIEQWQFADDDVMDQQVKSVGYEPKSVYGSGHKFVYENVLNAAVGVEAKVVNAREGRKTVELIEGVYGFAESKRG, encoded by the coding sequence ATGCTGCGCATCGCCTTGGTCGGCTGCGGCCGCATCAGCAAAAACCACATCGAGGCCATCGAAGCCCTTCGACAGGAGGGGAAGGCCCAACTGGTGGGGGTCTGCGACCTCCTCTCGGACCGGGCAGAGGCGGCAGCGGCCGTCGCCGGTTCCCCATGCCGTCCCTTCACGGACTACGCGACCATGCTTCGGGAGGTGGAGTGCGACCTCGTCTCCCTCTGCACCCCTTCGGGGCTTCACCCCCGCCATGCCATTCAGGCGGCCCGGGCGGGCAGGCACGTGCTCTCCGAAAAGCCCTTGGGGACCTCTCTGGCGGCGGTGGACGAGGCCATCCGGGTCTGCGACGAGGCGGGGGTTCTCTACATGGAGGTCAAGCAGAACCGCCTCAACCCCCCCATCCGGCTGCTGCGTCGGGCTTTGGAGGCAGGGCGTTTCGGACGCCTCCACATGATCACCGCCAACGTCTTCTGGACCCGCCCGCAGGAGTATTACGACCAGGCCCCCTGGCGGGGCACCTGGGAGTTCGATGGAGGGTGCCTGTCCAACCAGGCGGCCCACTACGTGGACATGGTCCAGTGGATGGGCGGTTCGGTGGAGCAGGTTTTCGCCCTCTCCTCCACCCTGGGACGGCGCATCGAGGCGGAGGACACCATCACCGTAGGCCTCAAGTTCCGCAGCGGTGCCATCGGCAGCATCAACGTCTCCGTCCTCACCTACCCCCGCAACCTGGAGGGCAGCATCACCGTCATGGGAGAGAGGGGCACCGTGCGTGTAGGAGGAGTGGCCATGAACCGCATCGAGCAGTGGCAGTTTGCCGATGACGATGTAATGGATCAACAAGTAAAATCTGTTGGTTACGAACCGAAGAGTGTTTATGGAAGTGGGCATAAGTTTGTTTACGAAAATGTGTTGAATGCAGCTGTGGGAGTGGAGGCTAAAGTGGTGAATGCCAGAGAAGGCAGGAAAACAGTTGAACTAATTGAAGGGGTTTACGGTTTTGCGGAAAGCAAACGCGGATAA
- a CDS encoding nucleotidyltransferase family protein has product MVHVEEEHLRVLREILRSRVPEGEVWAFGSRVAGTHSPFSDLDLLLCLPRPLSLEERGLLCQALSESPLPFRVDVVEERDLDPAFLASLKRTTERIV; this is encoded by the coding sequence GTGGTCCACGTAGAAGAAGAGCACCTTCGGGTTCTGCGGGAGATTCTCCGTTCCCGCGTCCCCGAGGGGGAGGTTTGGGCTTTCGGTTCCCGGGTTGCGGGGACCCACAGCCCTTTCTCCGACCTGGACCTGCTTCTGTGCCTGCCTCGGCCCCTCTCCCTGGAGGAGCGGGGGTTGCTCTGCCAGGCTTTGAGCGAGTCCCCCCTGCCCTTTCGGGTGGACGTGGTGGAGGAGAGGGATCTGGACCCGGCATTTCTTGCTTCCCTGAAAAGGACGACGGAGCGGATCGTATAA
- a CDS encoding HI0074 family nucleotidyltransferase substrate-binding subunit encodes MTILSRPPLDLTALRNALSQLDRALEFHERAAQEGQDELAEQLRAACIQAFEFTYELSWKMLRRYGALTEPNPQEVKSLPFPDLIRWGCERGLVLSDWTAWMAYREARGTTSHTYDGAKAQAVFAVIPAFRDEARFLLARLEERIAWST; translated from the coding sequence TTGACGATTCTTTCTCGACCGCCATTGGACCTGACCGCCCTGAGGAACGCCCTGTCCCAACTGGATCGGGCTCTGGAGTTTCACGAAAGGGCGGCCCAGGAAGGACAGGATGAGCTGGCGGAACAGCTTCGGGCCGCCTGCATCCAGGCCTTCGAGTTCACCTACGAACTCTCCTGGAAGATGTTGCGTCGTTATGGGGCTCTCACCGAGCCGAACCCCCAGGAGGTGAAGTCTTTGCCTTTCCCGGATCTCATCCGCTGGGGGTGCGAGCGGGGATTGGTTCTGTCGGACTGGACGGCCTGGATGGCCTACCGGGAGGCCCGGGGCACCACCAGCCACACCTACGATGGAGCCAAGGCCCAGGCGGTCTTTGCGGTGATCCCGGCCTTTCGGGACGAGGCGCGCTTTCTCCTGGCGCGATTGGAGGAGCGGATCGCGTGGTCCACGTAG
- a CDS encoding nucleotide sugar dehydrogenase: MTLFDQITQKTATVGVVGLGYVGLPLAVEKAKAGFSVLGFDIQTDKVDRVNRGENYIGDVVPEELARLASSGKLAATADFARIASCDVVALCVPTPLDSFKQPDLSFVRASAESVAQHAHPGMLVLLESTTYPGTTEEVVRPIFEKRGFTVGKDLFLAFSPERVDPGNARFKTKNTPKVVGGCTPECTRHARALYEAVLEAPVFPVRSPKEAEMTKILENTFRIVNCALANEMAVICHKMGIDVWEVIAAAATKPFGFVPFYPGPGVGGHCIPIDPYYLTYRARAEDYHTRLIELAGDINDEMPSYVVSRLQDLLNDQAKPLKGSRVVLLGLAYKGDIEDLRESPALKVWEQLEKKGAQVVPVDPYCPTVRWRGEECLTQELTAELLDSCDAVLVTTAHLHRVDYRLVLDRAPLVLDAKNVLAQVLGKEAASPRVFRL; the protein is encoded by the coding sequence TTGACGCTTTTTGATCAGATCACCCAAAAAACCGCCACCGTCGGGGTGGTGGGGCTGGGGTACGTGGGGCTTCCCCTGGCGGTGGAGAAGGCCAAGGCGGGGTTCTCCGTCCTGGGGTTCGACATCCAGACGGACAAGGTGGACCGGGTCAACCGGGGGGAAAACTACATCGGTGACGTGGTGCCGGAGGAGCTGGCTCGCCTGGCCTCTTCGGGCAAGCTTGCCGCCACCGCCGATTTTGCCCGCATCGCCTCCTGCGACGTGGTGGCCCTGTGCGTCCCCACCCCTCTGGATTCCTTCAAACAGCCGGACCTTTCCTTCGTGAGGGCCTCGGCGGAGTCGGTGGCTCAGCACGCCCACCCGGGCATGTTGGTGCTCCTGGAGTCCACCACCTACCCGGGAACCACGGAGGAAGTGGTCCGCCCCATCTTCGAGAAGCGGGGCTTTACCGTGGGGAAGGACCTCTTCCTGGCCTTCTCTCCTGAACGGGTGGACCCGGGAAACGCACGTTTCAAGACCAAAAACACCCCCAAGGTGGTGGGAGGCTGCACCCCCGAATGCACCCGCCATGCCCGGGCCCTCTACGAAGCGGTACTGGAGGCCCCCGTCTTCCCCGTGCGCAGCCCCAAAGAGGCGGAGATGACCAAGATCCTGGAGAACACCTTCCGCATCGTCAACTGCGCCCTGGCCAACGAGATGGCGGTGATCTGCCACAAGATGGGCATCGACGTGTGGGAAGTCATCGCCGCGGCGGCCACCAAACCCTTCGGTTTCGTCCCCTTCTATCCGGGGCCCGGCGTGGGGGGGCACTGCATCCCCATCGATCCCTACTACCTCACCTACCGGGCTCGGGCGGAGGACTACCACACCCGACTCATCGAGCTGGCGGGGGACATCAACGACGAAATGCCCTCCTACGTGGTCTCGCGGCTTCAGGACCTTCTCAACGACCAGGCCAAGCCCCTCAAGGGTTCTCGGGTCGTCCTCCTGGGGCTGGCCTACAAGGGAGACATCGAAGATCTCCGAGAATCCCCGGCCCTCAAAGTATGGGAACAACTGGAAAAGAAGGGAGCCCAGGTGGTCCCCGTGGACCCCTACTGCCCCACCGTTCGGTGGCGAGGAGAGGAGTGCCTCACCCAAGAACTGACTGCGGAGCTGCTGGATTCCTGCGACGCCGTCCTGGTGACCACGGCGCACCTGCACCGGGTGGACTACCGACTGGTTCTGGACCGGGCACCCCTGGTGCTGGACGCCAAAAACGTGCTTGCCCAGGTTTTGGGAAAAGAAGCGGCAAGCCCCCGGGTTTTCCGGCTTTAG